The Penaeus monodon isolate SGIC_2016 chromosome 5, NSTDA_Pmon_1, whole genome shotgun sequence genome window below encodes:
- the LOC119572961 gene encoding protein Fe65 homolog isoform X1 — MGRKQGLSYSINQPDLIEHVIQRNNLQQQPNNQIVTDNQDNQDERESDDKCMLTPEGGEVGIDSGIVTDGGSTSSSNSSHQGHHSPTHIPHMTAGHTQDLYALPVKRPAAQTGSQHSTPTHQPAQSENHTEKTDPPIEDTLPPGWEKHEDNDGPYYWHIKSGTITRTPPEPTDAVTSAPLRAERRHKESSDQTSSSVAGTVTRSNTSSALSELSDSRPRTAAVDNAYKRRSYPARSDITEGSGGRPIRFAVRSLGWVEIAEEDLTPERSSKAVNRCIVDLSVGRRDVLDVVGCWGDGKDLFMDLDEGSLKLVDPENLTVLNTQPIHTIRVWGVGRDNGRERDFAYVARDRVSRKHMCHVFRCDTPARTIANTLRDICKKIMIERSLQQNMNKPLDTSASSGGGTGRLTRPTNLPTEHRRVHRHPQIIPAQSFPTPMEEPKKVMRVEYVGMLQVEKPSGMDIINTAIDRVAEENPRPWKQVSVAVAPSTVTVTNTDDGKQIAECRVRYLSFLGIGRDVRHCAFIMHTAQDQFIAYVFYCEPSTGALCKTIEAACKLRYQKCLDAHPGVSRGRGAGTPRSISSTLRSMFGSITGRKARSAES, encoded by the exons ATGGGTCGGAAGCAAGGCCTTAGCTACTCCATTAACCAACCTGACCTCATTGAGCACGTGATCCAACGGAACAACCTTCAGCAACAGCCTAACAACCAGATCGTCACCGACAACCAGGACAACCAAGATGAAAGGGA GAGTGATGACAAGTGTATGCTAACTCCCGAAGGTGGCGAGGTAGGTATCGACTCTGGCATCGTTACAGACGGAGGCTCAACCTCATCCTCGAACTCCTCGCATCAAGGgcatcactcacccactcacatcCCCCACATGACAGCAGGACATACACAG gaTCTGTATGCCCTGCCAGTGAAGCGGCCAGCAGCCCAGACGGGGTCACAGCACTCGACACCGACGCACCAGCCCGCACAGAGCGAAAATCACACGGAGAAGACAGACCCGCCCATAGAGGATACCCTTCCACCTGGATGGGAGAAACACGAAG ATAACGACGGGCCATATTACTGGCACATAAAGAGCGGCACCATCACCCGCACTCCGCCAGAACCCACAGACGCCGTCACCTCAGCACCTCTGAGGGCTGAGCGACGCCACAAAGAGTCGTCTGACCAG ACAAGCAGTAGCGTGGCAGGGACGGTGACAAGGAGCAACACTTCCTCTGCTTTGTCTGAGCTCTCCGACTCACGCCCGCGCACCGCTGCCGTCGACAATGCTTACAA GCGGCGCAGCTACCCCGCCCGCAGCGACATAACCGAGGGGAGCGGGGGCCGCCCCATCCGCTTCGCCGTCCGCTCGCTGGGCTGGGTGGAGATCGCCGAGGAGGACCTGACGCCCGAGCGCTCTTCCAAGGCCGTCAACCGCTGCATCGTCGACCTCTCCGTCGGCAGACGTGATGTGCTCGACGTCGTTGGATGCTGGGGAGAT GGGAAGGACCTCTTTATGGACCTTGACGAAGGCTCGCTCAAGCTGGTAGACCCCGAGAACCTGACAGTGCTGAACACACAGCCCATCCACACAATCCGCGTCTGGGGCGTGGGGCGTGACAATGGCAG GGAGAG ggacTTTGCATATGTAGCTCGGGATCGTGTGTCAAGGAAGCACATGTGTCATGTTTTCCGGTGTGACACTCCTGCCAGGACGATTGCAAACACACTAAGAGACATCTGCAAGAAGATTATGATTGAACGTTCACTTCAGCAGAATATGAACAAACCCCTTGATACAA GTGCCAGTAGTGGAGGTGGTACTGGTAGATTGACACGACCCACGAACTTGCCCACTGAACATCGCCGAGTTCATCGTCATCCTCAAATTATTCCTG CTCAGTCATTCCCCACACCAATGGAGGAACCAAAGAAGGTCATGCGTGTCGAGTACGTTGGTATGCTTCAAGTTGAAAAACCCTCAGGCATGGACATCATCAACACTGCAATTGACAGAGTAGCTGAAGAAAACCCAAGACCTTGGAAACAAGTGTCAGTGGCTGTTGCTCCTTCCACTGTTACTGTCACAAATACA GATGATGGCAAGCAAATAGCCGAGTGCAGAGTTCGATACCTGTCATTCTTGGGTATTGGTCGCGACGTGAGGCATTGTGCCTTCATCATGCACACGGCCCAGGACCAATTTATTGCCTATGTGTTTTATTGTGAGCCATCCACTGGGGCTCTCTGCAAGACCATTGAGGCTGCATGCAAG CTGAGATACCAGAAGTGTTTGGATGCCCACCCAGGCGTGAGTCGTGGCAGGGGAGCAGGAACCCCCCGCAGCATTTCCTCCACCCTGCGCTCCATGTTTGGTTCCATCACTGGACGGAAGGCTCGGTCAGCAGAGTCTTGA
- the LOC119572961 gene encoding protein Fe65 homolog isoform X2 yields the protein MGRKQGLSYSINQPDLIEHVIQRNNLQQQPNNQIVTDNQDNQDERESDDKCMLTPEGGEVGIDSGIVTDGGSTSSSNSSHQGHHSPTHIPHMTAGHTQDLYALPVKRPAAQTGSQHSTPTHQPAQSENHTEKTDPPIEDTLPPGWEKHEDNDGPYYWHIKSGTITRTPPEPTDAVTSAPLRAERRHKESSDQTSSSVAGTVTRSNTSSALSELSDSRPRTAAVDNAYKRRSYPARSDITEGSGGRPIRFAVRSLGWVEIAEEDLTPERSSKAVNRCIVDLSVGRRDVLDVVGCWGDGKDLFMDLDEGSLKLVDPENLTVLNTQPIHTIRVWGVGRDNGRDFAYVARDRVSRKHMCHVFRCDTPARTIANTLRDICKKIMIERSLQQNMNKPLDTSASSGGGTGRLTRPTNLPTEHRRVHRHPQIIPAQSFPTPMEEPKKVMRVEYVGMLQVEKPSGMDIINTAIDRVAEENPRPWKQVSVAVAPSTVTVTNTDDGKQIAECRVRYLSFLGIGRDVRHCAFIMHTAQDQFIAYVFYCEPSTGALCKTIEAACKLRYQKCLDAHPGVSRGRGAGTPRSISSTLRSMFGSITGRKARSAES from the exons ATGGGTCGGAAGCAAGGCCTTAGCTACTCCATTAACCAACCTGACCTCATTGAGCACGTGATCCAACGGAACAACCTTCAGCAACAGCCTAACAACCAGATCGTCACCGACAACCAGGACAACCAAGATGAAAGGGA GAGTGATGACAAGTGTATGCTAACTCCCGAAGGTGGCGAGGTAGGTATCGACTCTGGCATCGTTACAGACGGAGGCTCAACCTCATCCTCGAACTCCTCGCATCAAGGgcatcactcacccactcacatcCCCCACATGACAGCAGGACATACACAG gaTCTGTATGCCCTGCCAGTGAAGCGGCCAGCAGCCCAGACGGGGTCACAGCACTCGACACCGACGCACCAGCCCGCACAGAGCGAAAATCACACGGAGAAGACAGACCCGCCCATAGAGGATACCCTTCCACCTGGATGGGAGAAACACGAAG ATAACGACGGGCCATATTACTGGCACATAAAGAGCGGCACCATCACCCGCACTCCGCCAGAACCCACAGACGCCGTCACCTCAGCACCTCTGAGGGCTGAGCGACGCCACAAAGAGTCGTCTGACCAG ACAAGCAGTAGCGTGGCAGGGACGGTGACAAGGAGCAACACTTCCTCTGCTTTGTCTGAGCTCTCCGACTCACGCCCGCGCACCGCTGCCGTCGACAATGCTTACAA GCGGCGCAGCTACCCCGCCCGCAGCGACATAACCGAGGGGAGCGGGGGCCGCCCCATCCGCTTCGCCGTCCGCTCGCTGGGCTGGGTGGAGATCGCCGAGGAGGACCTGACGCCCGAGCGCTCTTCCAAGGCCGTCAACCGCTGCATCGTCGACCTCTCCGTCGGCAGACGTGATGTGCTCGACGTCGTTGGATGCTGGGGAGAT GGGAAGGACCTCTTTATGGACCTTGACGAAGGCTCGCTCAAGCTGGTAGACCCCGAGAACCTGACAGTGCTGAACACACAGCCCATCCACACAATCCGCGTCTGGGGCGTGGGGCGTGACAATGGCAG ggacTTTGCATATGTAGCTCGGGATCGTGTGTCAAGGAAGCACATGTGTCATGTTTTCCGGTGTGACACTCCTGCCAGGACGATTGCAAACACACTAAGAGACATCTGCAAGAAGATTATGATTGAACGTTCACTTCAGCAGAATATGAACAAACCCCTTGATACAA GTGCCAGTAGTGGAGGTGGTACTGGTAGATTGACACGACCCACGAACTTGCCCACTGAACATCGCCGAGTTCATCGTCATCCTCAAATTATTCCTG CTCAGTCATTCCCCACACCAATGGAGGAACCAAAGAAGGTCATGCGTGTCGAGTACGTTGGTATGCTTCAAGTTGAAAAACCCTCAGGCATGGACATCATCAACACTGCAATTGACAGAGTAGCTGAAGAAAACCCAAGACCTTGGAAACAAGTGTCAGTGGCTGTTGCTCCTTCCACTGTTACTGTCACAAATACA GATGATGGCAAGCAAATAGCCGAGTGCAGAGTTCGATACCTGTCATTCTTGGGTATTGGTCGCGACGTGAGGCATTGTGCCTTCATCATGCACACGGCCCAGGACCAATTTATTGCCTATGTGTTTTATTGTGAGCCATCCACTGGGGCTCTCTGCAAGACCATTGAGGCTGCATGCAAG CTGAGATACCAGAAGTGTTTGGATGCCCACCCAGGCGTGAGTCGTGGCAGGGGAGCAGGAACCCCCCGCAGCATTTCCTCCACCCTGCGCTCCATGTTTGGTTCCATCACTGGACGGAAGGCTCGGTCAGCAGAGTCTTGA
- the LOC119572960 gene encoding thimet oligopeptidase-like, translating into MTVVLFSAFSRLSLFSGTIRRCTSVLPKTRQFSFTRTPLTVFRRQISVTTIMPTPQGINGLYDFRRVTPDDIEKQTDALISQQRASYDAVGSLPLDTVSYDNVIKKLADLMNERSTFGSPLDFPQHAATDKAVREASSKAEQKLEEFDVEMSMRKDIFDRVVAFKENVGVEGLSSEQKRLVDKLILHGRRNGLHLSSEIQDQVKSIKKRMSELSIKFQRNLNEDNTKLFFTREELAGMPDDFINELAQKEDNKLEVTMKYPHLFPITKKCRVPDTRRQMVTASQSKCMEENTPILEELITLRQKEADLLGYKNHAAYVLEERMAKTPENVAEFLSSLSEKLQPLWKQERQDMLKLKKDECEKYSYEYSGKLDFWDFRYYMNQVEEKMFAVDQDEVRQYFPLDKVTSGLLDIYQILLGLKFTQEVDADTWHEDVKLYRVNDAETGEKMGYFFLDLYPRDGKFGHAAIFPLQPSCEGPTGDRQVAVCAMMCNFTKPTKDKPALLDHSEVETYFHEFGHVMHHICSRATFAMFAGTRVERDFLEAPSQMLENWVWEKEPLALMSGHYKTGETLPDEIVERLQKSRKANAGGFNLRQIILGTFDQAIHTRGQADTKSLFAQTYRDIMDIEPIPNTNMPANFGHLAGGYDAQYYGYLWSEVFSMDMYESRFKKEGILTPAVGTDYRTKILQPGGSKDAADLLRDFLGRDPTHDAFLRSKGLQV; encoded by the exons ATGACTGTCGTTTTATTCAGTGCCTTTAGTCGATTATCTCTCTTCTCGGGGACGATCAGACGGTGTACATCTGTTCTTCCGAAGACCAGACAATTTTCCTTCACTAGAACACCTTTGACAGTTTTTAGAAGACAGATATCA GTAACCACCATCATGCCAACACCTCAGGGAATCAACGGGTTGTACGATTTTCGGCGTGTCACTCCAGACGACATCGAAAAACAGACAGATGCACTCATCTCACAACAACGCGCATCGTATGACGCTGTTGGCTCACTGCCATTGGACACTGTTAGCTATGACAATGTCATTAAG AAATTAGCAGACCTGATGAATGAACGCTCAACCTTTGGATCACCACTGGACTTTCCCCAACATGCTGCAACCGATAAAGCTGTCCGTGAAGCTTCAAGCAAAGCTGAACAGAAACTTGAGGAGTTCGATGTAGAAATGag CATGAGAAAGGACATTTTTGACCGAGTGGTGGCATTTAAGGAAAATGTTGGAGTTGAGGGCTTGAGCAGCGAGCAGAAGAGGCTTGTGGACAAACTCATTCTGCATGGAAGACGCAACG GTCTCCATTTGTCGAGCGAGATTCAGGACCAGGTGAAGAGCATCAAGAAGCGCATGTCAGAACTGAGCATCAAGTTCCAGCGCAACTTGAACGAGGACAATACCAAGCTCTTCTTCACCCGAGAGGAGCTGGCAGGGATGCCCGACGATTTTATTAACGAACTAGCCCAG AAAGAAGACAATAAGTTAGAAGTAACAATGAAGTACCCACATCTCTTTCCCATCACCAAAAAGTGCCGCGTGCCGGACACTAGACGCCAGATGGTGACTGCCAGTCAGTCCAA GTGTATGGAAGAGAACACGCCCATCCTAGAGGAACTGATAACCCTCCGTCAAAAGGAGGCTGACCTTCTGGGCTACAAGAACCATGCTGCGTATGTCTTGGAGGAGCGTATGGCCAAGACCCCGGAGAATGTTGCTGAGTTcctctccagcctgtccgagaaGCTTCAGCCACTGTGGAAGCAGGAGCGACAGGATATGCTGAAGTTGAAGAAAGACGAG TGTGAGAAATACAGTTATGAATACTCCGGCAAGCTGGACTTCTGGGATTTCCGTTACTACATGAATCAAGTGGAGGAAAAAATGTTTGCTGTGGATCAAGATGAG GTGCGTCAGTATTTTCCCCTTGACAAGGTTACCTCTGGCTTGTTGGATATATACCAAATTTTGCTAGGCCTTAAATTCACCCAAGAAGTTGATGCTGACACGTGGCATGAAGATGTGAAGCTG tatcGTGTGAATGATGCTGAGACAGGGGAAAAGATGGGATACTTTTTCCTTGATTTGTATCCTCGAGATGGCAAGTTTGGTCATGCTGCTATTTTCCCCCTTCAGCCATCCTGTGAAGGGCCCACAGGAGACCGTCAG GTTGCAGTCTGTGCAATGATGTGCAATTTTACTAAGCCTACCAAAGACAAGCCAGCTCTCTTGGACCATTCAGAG GTTGAGACATACTTCCATGAGTTTGGTCATGTGATGCACCACATCTGTTCTCGTGCAACATTTGCCATGTTTGCTGGAACTCGTGTAGAACGTGATTTCCTGGAAGCACCATCACAGATGTTGGAGAACTGGGTTTGGGAGAAGGAACCTCTTGCCCTTATGTCTGGTCATTATAAG actGGTGAGACCTTGCCTGATGAAATAGTAGAAAGGCTGCAGAAGTCACGAAAGGCAAACGCTGGTGGCTTTAACCTGCGTCAGATCATTTTGGGAACCTTTGATCAAGCAATCCATACAAGAGGGCAAGCAGACACCAAGTCCTTGTTTGCTCAAACGTATCGTGATATTATGGACATCGAACCCATTCCAAATACCAACATGCCAGCCAACTTTGGTCATCTTGCTGGTGGTTATGATGCACAGTATTATGGTTATCTG TGGAGTGAGGTATTCTCCATGGACATGTATGAGAGTCGCTTCAAGAAAGAAGGCATCTTGACCCCTGCAGTAGGGACTGATTATCGTACAAAGATTCTTCAGCCAGGTGGATCAAAGGACGCTGCAGATTTACTTAGAGATTTCTTAGGCCGTGATCCAACACATGATGCTTTCCTGCGCAGCAAAGGCCTGCAAGTCTGA